The window TAAATTATGGTAAGTATCTTGAAGAAGGTTCTCCAAAAATTACGCTAACAGATGAATATAACTCCAATAATACTAAAATACTTTCAATAGAAGAAATTAAAGAAAAACTAATAAAACTTCCATACATTCATGATGAATTACAAAAATGGAAGGGCGGAAAACCATGAAATTTCTAGTTCTTGGTGCAACAGGTATGGCCGGTCACACGATTACTTACTTCTTACGTGAGAACGGGCATAACGTCACTACTTATTCACGAACTCACTTCCCTTTAAACAAAGGTATAACGGGTGATATTACGGATTCTTCTTTTTTCCGTTCCATTATTTCAGACGATTATGATGTCATCATCAATTGTATCGGTATTTTAAATGAGGCATGTGATAAAGACCCTGAAAAAGCCATCTTTTTGAATAGTTATTTGCCACATGCAATCGTCAATAGAATAAAAGATACAGATACAAAGCTTATTCATCTAAGTACGGATTGTGTTTTCTCAGGAAAAGCTGCGCCTTATAGTGAAAAAAGTAAACATGATGGCGAAACGCTATATGACCGTACTAAAAGTTTAGGTGAAGTTGCTTGTGGTAGGCACTTAACATTCAGAAATTCAATAATTGGTCCTGACATAAAGGAAAGTGGCATTGGCTTATTGAATTGGTTTATGAAACAATCTGGTACGATTAATGGATACACT is drawn from Solibacillus sp. R5-41 and contains these coding sequences:
- a CDS encoding SDR family oxidoreductase, with amino-acid sequence MKFLVLGATGMAGHTITYFLRENGHNVTTYSRTHFPLNKGITGDITDSSFFRSIISDDYDVIINCIGILNEACDKDPEKAIFLNSYLPHAIVNRIKDTDTKLIHLSTDCVFSGKAAPYSEKSKHDGETLYDRTKSLGEVACGRHLTFRNSIIGPDIKESGIGLLNWFMKQSGTINGYTGAIWNGVTTLTLAKAIEKAATDNLTGLYHLVHPTSVNKYELLQLFNKHLKENKMTILPSPIVQLDKTLLNSRQDFSFTVPSYEEMIVEMHDWIFSHKNLYPHYFK